In a single window of the Methanofollis ethanolicus genome:
- a CDS encoding replication factor C large subunit, protein MDWTEKYRPRTLQDLVGNAPAVRQIYEWARSWTRGSPPLILYGKPGVGKTSSAHALAHDMGWEIVELNASDQRTKAALDRIAGTSSATASLLGAERKLILLDEADNLHGTADRGGARAIIDIIKNSRQPILLIANDLYGIAREVKALGEPVQFRAVQARSIVPRLREICGAEGLTCSDDALVEIAESASGDLRAAVNMLCAAGAGRERIEAGDVSTSQKDERSTIFDLVAAIFSGKPDYELLAKARQVQDTPDTMVQWIEGNLPAMKDGKAVARAYAPLSRADEWLGLTNRRQYYMLWRYASAMMTLGVKVAACGAGVHDRIMPPSRWRKMGGAKKGKAVRESVMQKLSRSLSLPQHTIREEYLTLITLLVEENPEPVARELALDVDELNFFIHDKERAKAIIKEMKAAEKPKKKKEAKKEEAPPEPAPAPVAEKDPPAEEEKKPAATQATLFDSF, encoded by the coding sequence ATGGACTGGACCGAGAAATACCGACCCCGGACCCTGCAGGACCTTGTCGGAAACGCCCCTGCCGTGCGGCAGATCTACGAATGGGCGAGGTCGTGGACGAGGGGGAGCCCCCCCCTCATCCTCTACGGGAAACCCGGGGTGGGAAAGACGTCCAGCGCTCACGCCCTCGCCCACGACATGGGCTGGGAGATCGTCGAACTCAATGCCAGCGACCAGCGGACAAAGGCCGCCCTCGACCGTATCGCCGGCACGTCGAGCGCGACTGCAAGCCTCCTCGGTGCCGAGAGAAAACTGATCCTCCTCGACGAGGCCGACAACCTCCATGGCACGGCCGACCGCGGGGGGGCGCGGGCGATCATCGACATCATCAAGAACTCCCGCCAGCCGATCCTCCTCATCGCAAACGACCTCTACGGCATTGCCCGGGAGGTCAAGGCCCTCGGCGAACCCGTTCAGTTCAGGGCCGTGCAGGCCAGGTCCATCGTCCCGAGGCTGCGGGAGATCTGCGGGGCCGAGGGCCTCACCTGCAGTGACGACGCCCTGGTCGAGATCGCCGAGAGTGCGAGCGGCGACCTCCGGGCCGCCGTCAACATGCTCTGCGCCGCGGGGGCGGGCAGGGAGAGGATCGAGGCCGGCGACGTCTCCACCTCGCAGAAAGACGAGCGGTCGACGATCTTCGACCTCGTCGCCGCCATCTTCTCGGGAAAACCCGACTACGAACTCCTGGCGAAGGCCAGGCAGGTGCAGGACACCCCTGACACCATGGTCCAGTGGATCGAGGGGAACCTGCCGGCGATGAAGGACGGGAAGGCTGTGGCCCGGGCATATGCCCCCCTCTCGCGTGCCGACGAGTGGCTCGGCCTCACCAACCGCCGCCAGTACTACATGCTCTGGAGATATGCCAGTGCCATGATGACCCTTGGCGTCAAGGTGGCGGCTTGCGGCGCCGGTGTCCACGACAGGATCATGCCCCCCTCCCGCTGGCGGAAGATGGGGGGAGCGAAAAAGGGGAAGGCGGTGCGCGAGTCGGTGATGCAGAAACTCTCCCGCTCCCTCTCCCTCCCCCAGCACACCATCAGGGAGGAGTACCTCACCCTGATCACCCTCCTCGTGGAAGAGAACCCCGAACCTGTTGCGCGGGAACTCGCCCTCGATGTCGACGAACTGAACTTCTTCATCCACGATAAGGAACGGGCGAAGGCGATCATCAAGGAGATGAAGGCGGCAGAAAAACCAAAAAAGAAGAAGGAAGCGAAGAAGGAGGAGGCCCCCCCCGAACCGGCACCGGCCCCTGTCGCGGAGAAAGACCCGCCCGCGGAGGAGGAGAAGAAACCCGCCGCCACCCAGGCAACCCTCTTCGACTCCTTCTGA
- a CDS encoding methanogenesis marker 2 protein — protein MVDNCSPDAVARSIREYEGVTRKRGIGELIECLRINEQPNVVASFGEDAAVIRQDDLALLLAADGIWSKLMEADPFWAGYCAVLVNVHDIAAMGGTPLAMVDVLSFKNGELRNEVTKGMQAASRQFGVPIVGGHLHPDTPYSVIDVAILGSMQIDDVIYSSNARTGDRVVAAIDLDGRVHPSCMANWDSVTMKSDETVRRQIRVMQELAQRHLVTAGKDISNPGLIGTLGMLLEVSRKGAELELEAIPRPDLKAHNLTFEQWVRMYPGMGFILTCPDENTEEVCRLFEETGMTARPIGWVNDSSSLSVSYEGATTSVFDLKQDGIMRIIDTAKLV, from the coding sequence GTGGTAGACAACTGTTCCCCTGATGCGGTCGCCAGATCGATCCGGGAATATGAGGGGGTGACGAGAAAGCGCGGCATCGGCGAGCTTATCGAATGCCTCAGGATAAACGAACAGCCTAATGTTGTCGCATCCTTCGGGGAAGACGCAGCAGTGATCCGTCAGGACGACCTGGCCCTCCTCCTTGCGGCAGACGGCATCTGGAGCAAACTCATGGAGGCCGACCCCTTCTGGGCCGGGTATTGCGCGGTGCTCGTGAACGTCCATGACATCGCCGCCATGGGCGGCACACCCCTCGCCATGGTCGATGTCCTCTCTTTCAAGAACGGCGAACTCAGGAACGAGGTGACGAAGGGGATGCAGGCGGCGTCCCGCCAGTTCGGCGTGCCGATCGTTGGAGGGCACCTCCACCCGGACACGCCCTATTCTGTCATCGATGTCGCCATTCTCGGGTCGATGCAGATCGACGACGTGATCTATTCGAGCAATGCCCGGACCGGCGACCGTGTCGTCGCTGCGATCGACCTGGACGGCCGGGTCCACCCCTCCTGCATGGCGAACTGGGACTCGGTGACGATGAAGTCCGACGAGACGGTGCGCCGGCAGATCCGCGTGATGCAGGAACTCGCCCAGAGGCATTTAGTGACTGCGGGGAAGGACATCTCGAACCCCGGCCTCATCGGCACTCTCGGCATGCTCCTCGAAGTCTCGCGGAAGGGTGCGGAACTCGAACTGGAGGCGATACCGCGACCAGACCTGAAGGCCCACAATCTCACCTTCGAGCAGTGGGTCAGGATGTACCCGGGCATGGGCTTCATCCTCACCTGCCCGGACGAGAACACGGAGGAGGTCTGTCGTCTCTTCGAAGAGACGGGGATGACGGCCCGGCCAATCGGGTGGGTGAATGACTCCAGTTCCCTGTCGGTGTCGTACGAGGGGGCCACCACCTCTGTCTTCGACCTGAAGCAGGATGGGATCATGCGGATCATTGACACGGCAAAACTGGTATGA